A segment of the bacterium genome:
CGAGGAGCCCGCCGCTTTCAGAGCCTCCGCCCTCGAGACCGAGGCCGCGATCGCAAACAGCTCGTTGGCGATGTCGACTACTCTGAACAGGAAACCCTGCTTGTTCTGCATCCGCGCCTGGTGGACGGTCATGCCGTGGAAGATCTCCCGGGCCAGCTTCCGCGCTTTGCGGTCGACGAAGCGCAGGTGCTTGGAGTTGCGCCCAAAGCTCGCGTACTTCGGCCACAGGCTCCAACCCAGCCAGCGCGTCGGATACCAGCCCAGATAGAAAAGACCGCTCTTGACCAGGGCCCCGAGCTTGGCGCCGAGAGGCTGCTTCGGATCGATCAGAGCTCCCGCGACCTGCAGGTGCTTGTCCACCGCTTCGCGGGCCATGAGCAGGTGCATGATCTCGCTCGAGCCCTCGAAGATCTTGTTGATCCGATAGTCGCGCATCATGCGCTCCACCCCGATCGGCTCTTCACCGCGATTGGCGAGTGAGGCCTCGGTCTCGTAGCCACGCCCGCCCCGAATCTGCATGGCCTCGTCGATCAAACGCCAGGTCTGAAAAGAGTTCCACTCCTTGCAGGCGGCCGCCTCGAGCCGCAGGTCGCGGTCGCCGGCGTCGGCCATCTCGGTTGCGAGATCGGCGATCGACTGCATGGCGAAGGTGGTCGCGGTCATGTCGGCGATCTTGTGCGCGATCGCCTCATGCTTGCCGATCGGCTTGCCCCACTGCACCCGGCTCTTTGCCCAGCGCCGGCAGATCTCGATGCAGGACTTGGCCGTGCCCACCGAGCCGTTGGGAATCGAGAGCCGGCCGTCGTTGAGCGTCGAGAGAGCGATCTTCAAGCCCCGCCCTTCCTTGCCGATCAGGTTCTCGGCCGGAATTCGCACGTTGTCGAACCTGATGACCGCATTGGCCAGGGCCTTGAGACCCATGAAATGACAGCGGGTGACCACCTCGACGCCCTCCCAGTCGGTCTCGACCACAAACGCGCTGATCTTGTCGATGTCGGGCTGCTGGGCCATGACCACGAGCAGCTTCGCCAGGGTGCCGTTGGTGCACCACAGCTTGGTGCCGTTGAGGATGTAGTCGCCTTCCGGAGTCTTCTCGGCGGTCGTGCCCATACGGGCAGGGTCGGATCCGACATCCGGCTCGGTCAAGGCGAAGGCCGAGATCTCGCCCTTGGCGCACCGCGGCAAGTACTTGGCCTTGATCTCGTCGGTTCCGAAGAGCTTCAAGGGCTGCGGAACGCCGATCGACTGATGAGCCGAGAGCAACGCGGCTAGGTTGCCGTCGACGCTGCCCATCAGGTGCATCACCCGCTGGTATTCACGATTGGTGAAGCCCAACCCGCCGTACTTCTTCGGGATCTTCATGCCGAAGGCACCGAGCTTGCGCAGACCGTCGACAACGTGCTCCGGGTACTCGCCGGTCCGGTCAATCTCGGCCGGATCGATCTCGCTCTCGATGAGCTCCACCAGGGCGTTGTAGAAGGCGGCAAACTCCGGTCGGTCTTCTCCGGCGAGGGGAAACGGATGGATCAGGTCGAAGCGAAACCTGCCCAGGAACATCTCTTTCATGAAGCTGGGCTGGAGCCATTCTTCCTGGCGCGCGGCCTCGGCGACCTTGATCGCCTCTTCTTCTGAGACGTCTCGTACCTTCTGCTCGCTCATCGGATTCTCCCTTTCTTTAGTAGTCCCGATTCCCCGCGGGGCACTTTACCGCTCAGTAAACCTCCGTGATTATTGCCGCGGTGCGGTGCGAAGTCAAGCCGAGTCGTCGCGACGCGGCAAGAGCTGCCGCAGAATCCCGCCGCCCCGGGTAGCGGGCGACCTCCGCTGGCCCTCGAGCGAAGCGAAGGGTGTCGAACCCTTCTAGCGACTCGCTAAGCCAACACCAACAAGTACTAGCGCCGCGCCCACTCCGGTTCGCGTCGAGAACGGTTCATCCAGAAGGAGGGTGCCCACCAAAACCGCGACCACCGGAATCGCCAGGGTAATCAGAGAAAGCCGCGTCGCGGCAATCCGCTCCAGGACCCAGTAGTACATGGTGAACGTGACTACCGACCCGAGGATCGCCAGGTAGAGCAGAGCCCCGACCGCTTGCAGATCGAACGCGAAGGACCGGTCGGACTCGACGACTAACGATAGGCCTGCCATCACGACCCCGGTGAGCAGCATCGGCACCGTGATGACATTCATCGGATGAACCCCGCTCCCCCACTTCTTGACGTAGACGTGGGCGATGGCGGCCGCGATCGGAGAGGCGAAGAGCACGAGCGCCGGAACGAGAACCTCGCTGCGCGCCGCCAGCGTCAGGTCGTCCGAGAAGATCACGACGACTCCGAGAAAGCCCGCTACGACACCCAGCGTTTGGGCCATGCGTAAAGGCTCGTTCGGCAGCCTCCAGTGCGCAAACAGTGCAACCCACAACGGCATGGTCGCGAAAACAATCGAGGCCAGGCCCGAGGGGACCCACTGCTCC
Coding sequences within it:
- a CDS encoding acyl-CoA dehydrogenase, which produces MSEQKVRDVSEEEAIKVAEAARQEEWLQPSFMKEMFLGRFRFDLIHPFPLAGEDRPEFAAFYNALVELIESEIDPAEIDRTGEYPEHVVDGLRKLGAFGMKIPKKYGGLGFTNREYQRVMHLMGSVDGNLAALLSAHQSIGVPQPLKLFGTDEIKAKYLPRCAKGEISAFALTEPDVGSDPARMGTTAEKTPEGDYILNGTKLWCTNGTLAKLLVVMAQQPDIDKISAFVVETDWEGVEVVTRCHFMGLKALANAVIRFDNVRIPAENLIGKEGRGLKIALSTLNDGRLSIPNGSVGTAKSCIEICRRWAKSRVQWGKPIGKHEAIAHKIADMTATTFAMQSIADLATEMADAGDRDLRLEAAACKEWNSFQTWRLIDEAMQIRGGRGYETEASLANRGEEPIGVERMMRDYRINKIFEGSSEIMHLLMAREAVDKHLQVAGALIDPKQPLGAKLGALVKSGLFYLGWYPTRWLGWSLWPKYASFGRNSKHLRFVDRKARKLAREIFHGMTVHQARMQNKQGFLFRVVDIANELFAIAASVSRAEALKAAGSSDAEHAATLADMFGRISRRKVKRLFQDLWHNDDVMQYKLGVKVMEGEHRWIESGVIGVERMLSREMGRLVAESAAGAADAETAGVV
- a CDS encoding EamA family transporter, producing the protein MTQRPLIAGAIGLLVLIWGSTWAVIRLGLEGIPPFAGVALRFTLAAAILFVLGRILRVPVQRGARLHGIWTVQTVFSFCISYGVVYWAEQWVPSGLASIVFATMPLWVALFAHWRLPNEPLRMAQTLGVVAGFLGVVVIFSDDLTLAARSEVLVPALVLFASPIAAAIAHVYVKKWGSGVHPMNVITVPMLLTGVVMAGLSLVVESDRSFAFDLQAVGALLYLAILGSVVTFTMYYWVLERIAATRLSLITLAIPVVAVLVGTLLLDEPFSTRTGVGAALVLVGVGLASR